The Lycium barbarum isolate Lr01 chromosome 12, ASM1917538v2, whole genome shotgun sequence genome includes a region encoding these proteins:
- the LOC132625077 gene encoding casein kinase II subunit alpha-1, which translates to MSKARVYTDINVLRPREYWDYESLTVQWGDQDDYEVVRKVGRGKYSEVFEGINVNSNEKCIIKILKPVKKKKIKREIKILQNLCGGPNIVKLLDIVRDQHSKTPSLIFEYVNSTDFKVLYPTLTDYDIRYYIYELLKALDYCHSQGIMHRDVKPHNVMIDHELRKLRLIDWGLAEFYHPGKEYNVRVASRYFKGPELLVDLQDYDYSLDMWSLGCMFAGMIFRKEPFFYGHDNQDQLVKIAKVLGTDELNAYLHKYQLELDPQLEAMVGRHSRKPWSKFINADNQHLVSPEAIDFLDKLLRYDHQNRLTAKEAMVHPYFSQVKAAETSRMRTQ; encoded by the exons ATGTCGAAAGCAAGAGTATACACGGATATCAATGTGCTTCGCCCTAGGGAATATTGGGATTACGAATCCCTTACTGTTCAATGGGG TGATCAGGATGACTATGAGGTTGTTCGAAAAGTTGGAAGAGGAAAATACAGTGAAGTTTTTGAAGGTATAAATGTTAACAGCAACGAGAAGTGCATAATCAAGATCCTGAAACCTGTTAagaagaaaaag ATCAAAAGAGAGATAAAGATATTGCAGAACCTCTGTGGTGGACCAAACATCGTCAAACTCCTTGATATTGTCAGAGATCAGCATTCAAAAACTCCAAGCTTGATTTTTGAGTACGTGAACAGCACAGATTTCAAAGTTTTGTACCCAACACTAACAGATTATGACATACGGTACTACATATATGAGCTTCTCAAG GCACTAGATTACTGTCATTCACAGGGGATAATGCATAGAGATGTCAAGCCTCATAACGTTATGATAGACCATGAACTGCGGAAGCTTCGGTTGATAGATTGGGGTCTTGCTGAATTTTACCACCCAGGAAAGGAATATAATGTTCGTGTAGCTTCCAG ATACTTCAAGGGCCCTGAACTTCTAGTTGACTTGCAAGACTACGACTATTCTTTGGATATGTGGAGCCTTGGCTGCATGTTTGCGGGAATG attttccGCAAGGAACCTTTCTTTTATGGCCATGATAATCAGGATCAGCTCGTCAAAATTGCAAAG GTACTTGGGACAGATGAGCTGAATGCATATTTGCACAAGTATCAATTAGAGCTTGATCCTCAGCTAGAGGCTATGGTTGGGAG ACACAGTAGGAAGCCGTGGTCCAAATTTATTAATGCAGACAATCAACATCTAGTGTCACCGGAG GCTATAGACTTCCTTGACAAGCTTCTCCGTTATGATCATCAGAACAGACTTACAGCAAAAGAAGCAATG GTCCATCCATATTTCTCGCAAGTGAAGGCTGCAGAAACTAGCAGGATGAGGACACAGTAG
- the LOC132625078 gene encoding uncharacterized protein At2g23090-like, translating to MGGGNGQKAKMARERNAEKLKGAKGSQLDTNKKAMNIQCKVCMQTFMCTTSEVKCREHAEAKHPKSDLFTCFPHLKK from the exons ATGGGTGGAGGCAACGGTCAGAAAGCGAAGATGGCTCGTGAAAGGAATGCCGAGAAGCTCAAGGGAGCCAAAG GAAGCCAACTTGATACGAACAAGAAGGCCATGAATATCCAG TGCAAGGTGTGCATGCAGACATTTATGTGCACAACTTCGGAGGTGAAGTGCAGGGAACATGCCGAGGCCAAACATCCAAAATCTGATCTCTTTACCTGTTTCCCTCATCTCAAAAAATAA
- the LOC132624881 gene encoding uncharacterized protein LOC132624881 isoform X2, with protein sequence MGVMDVWEPNPALCLFFFISCCLSIYYLPNTTRSSPVFDHAPSSSFIRFQRSFLLLFSLSSVMEGLLAVFGEYELVYHGVSREQMVISLCIGYAAALFVGTFLGMFSDLIGQRKVCLLFCLLHLFVSIWRMVTGHPSVWLTSICLSLASTIFFFNFETWMVVEHDKLEQRQDSVNDMFWLMTFVQSSSFIGSQVVGNWLISGHEKTNLLAPSSAVVIMAFSALAYVSRGWKEDPKSIILKDYQTKFRTYIVGDKRVWLLSWTQATVHFSVAVFWFIWAPTVVADGREVFLGLIYPCLLGAKMLGSTAFAWFFSVPLSLRTEECLVYACLIMGFVTSIVAFDYQDIEILVMLFCIFHACVGLVLPSLARLRTMYVPNEVRGGMMSLSIAPSNALMLFLLIQRGFYQNIENSTIIAMAALGLFSAAGCLYMLKRLGKQPHQNWHKL encoded by the exons ATGGGAGTGATGGATGTATGGGAGCCAAATCCAGCACTGTGTttattcttcttcatatcatgtTGCCTCTCAATCTACTATTTGCCTAACACCACCAGAAGTTCTCCCGTCTTCGATCACGCGCCTTCCTCTTCTTTCATTCGTTTCCAGAGAAGCTTCCTCTTactcttttctctttcttcag TGATGGAAGGCTTGCTGGCAGTGTTTGGAGAGTATGAACTGGTGTACCATGGTGTTAGTAGGGAGCAGATGGTCATCTCTCTATGTATTGGATATGCAGCTGCTCTCTTTGTTGGTACCTTTTTGGGCATGTTCTCAGATTTGAT TGGCCAGAGAAAAGTCTGCTTGTTGTTTTGCTTGCTGCATCTTTTTGTTTCCATATGGAGGATGGTTACTGGACATCCAAGTGTTTGGCTCACTAGCATCTGTCTCTCTCTCGCCTCTACGATATTCTTCTTCAACTTTGAGACATGGATGGTTGTTGAGCATGATAAG CTTGAGCAGAGGCAGGATTCAGTGAATGATATGTTTTGGTTAATGACTTTTGTTCAATCTTCATCTTTCATTGGAAGCCAAGTGGTTGGTAACTGGTTAATTAGTGGTCATGAAAAGACAAATTTGCTTGCTCCATCCAGTGCAGTGGTAATAATGGCTTTTAGTGCTCTGGCTTATGTCAGCCGAGGATGGAAGGAAGATCCAAAATCAATTATTCTTAAAGATTATCAGACTAAATTTCGTACATACATAGTCGGTG ATAAAAGGGTTTGGCTTTTGTCATGGACCCAAGCTACCGTCCACTTCTCAGTTGCAGTATTTTGGTTTATTTGGGCTCCAACCGTTGTG GCAGATGGGAGAGAGGTTTTCCTCGGTTTGATATACCCCTGTTTACTTGGTGCGAAAATGCTTGGAAGCACTGCATTTGCCTGGTTCTTCAGTGTCCCTTTATCACTCCGAACAGAGGAGTGCTTAGTATATGCCTGTCTTATTATGGGCTTCGTCACTTCCATTGTAGCTTTTGATTATCAG GACATCGAAATTCTTGTGATGCTATTCTGCATATTTCATGCTTGTGTGGGATTGGTTTTGCCTTCACTTGCCAGATTGAGAACCAT GTATGTGCCTAATGAGGTTCGTGGAGGAATGATGAGTTTATCGATAGCTCCTTCAAATGCGCTAATGTTGTTCCTTCTGATTCAG AGAGGTTTCTACCAGAATATAGAAAATTCAACAATTATAGCTATGGCCGCTCTAGGTCTTTTTTCTGCAGCTGGATGCCTGTATATGTTAAAGCGGCTCGGGAAGCAACCACATCAGAACTGGCACAAATTATGA
- the LOC132624881 gene encoding uncharacterized protein LOC132624881 isoform X1 codes for MEGLLAVFGEYELVYHGVSREQMVISLCIGYAAALFVGTFLGMFSDLIGQRKVCLLFCLLHLFVSIWRMVTGHPSVWLTSICLSLASTIFFFNFETWMVVEHDKLEQRQDSVNDMFWLMTFVQSSSFIGSQVVGNWLISGHEKTNLLAPSSAVVIMAFSALAYVSRGWKEDPKSIILKDYQTKFRTYIVGDKRVWLLSWTQATVHFSVAVFWFIWAPTVVADGREVFLGLIYPCLLGAKMLGSTAFAWFFSVPLSLRTEECLVYACLIMGFVTSIVAFDYQDIEILVMLFCIFHACVGLVLPSLARLRTMYVPNEVRGGMMSLSIAPSNALMLFLLIQACFVLPYVLFNPLFHQKISSSLFIVVLYSQ; via the exons ATGGAAGGCTTGCTGGCAGTGTTTGGAGAGTATGAACTGGTGTACCATGGTGTTAGTAGGGAGCAGATGGTCATCTCTCTATGTATTGGATATGCAGCTGCTCTCTTTGTTGGTACCTTTTTGGGCATGTTCTCAGATTTGAT TGGCCAGAGAAAAGTCTGCTTGTTGTTTTGCTTGCTGCATCTTTTTGTTTCCATATGGAGGATGGTTACTGGACATCCAAGTGTTTGGCTCACTAGCATCTGTCTCTCTCTCGCCTCTACGATATTCTTCTTCAACTTTGAGACATGGATGGTTGTTGAGCATGATAAG CTTGAGCAGAGGCAGGATTCAGTGAATGATATGTTTTGGTTAATGACTTTTGTTCAATCTTCATCTTTCATTGGAAGCCAAGTGGTTGGTAACTGGTTAATTAGTGGTCATGAAAAGACAAATTTGCTTGCTCCATCCAGTGCAGTGGTAATAATGGCTTTTAGTGCTCTGGCTTATGTCAGCCGAGGATGGAAGGAAGATCCAAAATCAATTATTCTTAAAGATTATCAGACTAAATTTCGTACATACATAGTCGGTG ATAAAAGGGTTTGGCTTTTGTCATGGACCCAAGCTACCGTCCACTTCTCAGTTGCAGTATTTTGGTTTATTTGGGCTCCAACCGTTGTG GCAGATGGGAGAGAGGTTTTCCTCGGTTTGATATACCCCTGTTTACTTGGTGCGAAAATGCTTGGAAGCACTGCATTTGCCTGGTTCTTCAGTGTCCCTTTATCACTCCGAACAGAGGAGTGCTTAGTATATGCCTGTCTTATTATGGGCTTCGTCACTTCCATTGTAGCTTTTGATTATCAG GACATCGAAATTCTTGTGATGCTATTCTGCATATTTCATGCTTGTGTGGGATTGGTTTTGCCTTCACTTGCCAGATTGAGAACCAT GTATGTGCCTAATGAGGTTCGTGGAGGAATGATGAGTTTATCGATAGCTCCTTCAAATGCGCTAATGTTGTTCCTTCTGATTCAGGCATGTTTTGTTttaccttatgtattatttaatCCATTATTTCATCAGAAGATATCCTCTTCACTGTTTATAGTGGTCCTTTATTCCCAGTAA
- the LOC132624880 gene encoding subtilisin-like protease SBT1.7, with product MSEITTKIKMSRYQVLVFIVVVCLGLCHRSVAMEKKKKTYIIHLAKSQMPATFDDNTHWYDSSLKSVSESAEMLYVYKNVVHGFSARLTVQEAESLEKQPGILSVLPELKYELHTTRTPSFLGLDKSADFFPESDSMSDVIIGVLDTGVWPESKSFDDTGLGPVPASWNGQCESGTNFSSAKCNRKLIGARYFSRGYETTLGPIDESKESKSPRDDDGHGTHTSSTAAGSVVQGASLFGYASGTARGMASRARVAVYKVCWVGGCFSSDILAAMDKAIDDNVDVLSLSLGGGIPDYYKDSVAIGAFAAMEKGILVSCSAGNAGPSPYSLSNVAPWITTVGAGTLDRDFPAYVSLGNGKNFSGVSLYKGDSLPNKMLPFVYAGNASNVSVTNGNLCMTGSLIPEKVRGKIVLCDRGINARVQKGSVVKAAGGAGMVLANTATNGEELVADAHLLPATAVGQTNGDTIRNYIISDPNPTATILFAGTKVGIEPSPVVAAFSSRGPNSITPEILKPDIIAPGVNILAGWTGAVGPTGLPEDNRRVGFNIISGTSMSCPHVSGLAALLKGDHPEWSPAAIRSALMTTAYTAYKNGGALQDIATGKPSTPFDHGAGHVDPVSAVNPGLVYDINSEDYLNFLCALKYTSSQINSLARRNFTCSENKKYSVTDLNYPSFAVSFPAESPAKTGSAGSNTIKYSRTLTNVGPAGTYKVTVSSQSSSVKIMVEPETLSFTQMNEKKLYTVTFTAPSMSSTTNIFGRIEWSDGKHVVSSPVAISWT from the exons ATGAGTGaaataacaacaaaaatcaaaatgTCTAGATACCAAGTGCTAGTTTTTATTGTTGTAGTATGTCTAGGCCTATGCCACAGGTCAGTGGCaatggagaagaagaagaaaacataCATCATTCACCTGGCTAAATCACAAATGCCAGCAACCTTTGATGATAATACTCATTGGTACGACTCGTCTCTCAAATCGGTATCTGAATCAGCAGAGATGCTCTATGTTTACAAAAACGTTGTCCATGGTTTTTCAGCAAGGCTTACAGTTCAAGAAGCTGAATCTTTAGAGAAGCAACCTGGAATTCTCTCTGTTTTGCCCGAGTTAAAATATGAACTCCACACTACTCGAACACCTTCTTTTCTTGGTCTTGATAAAAGTGCTGATTTCTTCCCCGAGTCAGATTCTATGAGTGACGTCATCATCGGAGTACTCGATACCGGAGTTTGGCCGGAAAGCAAAAGCTTTGATGATACTGGACTTGGACCTGTTCCCGCTTCATGGAATGGTCAATGTGAATCTGGGACAAATTTCAGTTCCGCCAAGTGTAACAGAAAGCTTATTGGAGCGAG GTACTTTTCTAGAGGTTATGAGACTACTCTTGGTCCAATCGATGAGTCCAAAGAGTCGAAATCTCCAAGGGACGATGATGGACACGGAACACACACTTCTTCTACAGCAGCAGGTTCAGTTGTTCAGGGTGCTAGCCTTTTTGGCTATGCTTCTGGTACTGCTCGCGGAATGGCTAGTCGTGCAAGAGTTGCTGTTTACAAAGTTTGCTGGGTTGGGGGATGTTTTAGCTCTGATATATTGGCAGCTATGGACAAAGCCATTGATGATAACGTTGACGTGCTTTCGTTATCACTTGGTGGAGGCATACCGGATTACTACAAAGACAGTGTTGCAATTGGAGCATTTGCTGCTATGGAGAAGGGTATTTTAGTTTCTTGCTCTGCTGGAAATGCTGGACCTAGTCCATACAGTTTGTCTAACGTGGCACCTTGGATCACCACCGTAGGTGCCGGAACATTGGACCGTGATTTTCCAGCATATGTAAGCCTTGGCAATGGTAAAAACTTCTCCGGTGTTTCACTTTATAAGGGTGATTCTTTACCTAATAAGATGCTTCCTTTTGTGTATGCTGGTAATGCTAGCAACGTAAGTGTAACTAATGGAAATCTCTGTATGACGGGTTCCTTAATTCCTGAGAAAGTGAGAGGCAAAATTGTGCTGTGTGATAGAGGGATTAATGCTAGAGTTCAAAAGGGTTCTGTGGTAAAAGCAGCTGGTGGAGCTGGCATGGTTTTGGCTAACACCGCCACGAATGGGGAGGAGCTAGTGGCTGACGCCCATTTACTTCCGGCGACCGCGGTGGGTCAAACAAACGGCGATACAATCAGGAACTATATAATCTCGGATCCTAATCCAACGGCCACGATTCTTTTCGCAGGAACAAAGGTGGGGATCGAACCATCACCTGTTGTTGCAGCGTTCAGTTCCAGAGGCCCAAATTCAATCACTCCGGAGATACTTAAACCGGATATCATCGCGCCTGGTGTCAACATTCTAGCCGGTTGGACCGGAGCAGTTGGTCCAACAGGGTTGCCTGAGGACAACAGACGGGTTGGGTTCAACATTATCTCGGGTACATCCATGTCGTGTCCACATGTGAGTGGCTTAGCAGCTTTGCTAAAGGGGGACCACCCGGAATGGAGCCCTGCCGCCATCCGTTCAGCGCTCATGACCACTGCTTACACTGCCTACAAGAACGGGGGAGCACTACAAGATATCGCCACGGGAAAACCATCGACGCCGTTTGATCACGGTGCCGGACATGTGGATCCCGTGTCAGCTGTAAACCCAGGATTGGTTTACGACATAAACTCTGAGGATTACCTCAATTTCCTCTGTGCGTTGAAATACACTTCATCTCAAATCAATAGCTTAGCAAGAAGAAACTTCACATGCAGTGAGAATAAAAAATACAGCGTTACAGATTTGAATTACCCTTCATTTGCTGTTTCATTCCCTGCAGAATCCCCTGCCAAAACTGGGAGTGCCGGTTCAAACACAATCAAATACAGCCGGACACTGACTAATGTTGGACCTGCTGGAACGTACAAAGTTACAGTTTCTTCGCAAAGTAGTTCAGTGAAGATTATGGTTGAGCCTGAAACATTGAGTTTCACTCAGATGAATGAGAAGAAATTGTATACAGTGACTTTTACAGCTCCATCAATGTCCTCAACTACGAATATATTTGGTAGAATTGAGTGGTCTGATGGGAAGCATGTGGTTAGTAGTCCAGTGGCAATTTCTTGGACATGA